A single genomic interval of Rhodopseudomonas palustris harbors:
- the ppc gene encoding phosphoenolpyruvate carboxylase has translation MSSLNLSAGPEPVSERPDDAAAIEAETRLRNDIRLLGRILGDTVREQEGQSVFDLVENIRQTSIRFHRDDDKTARAELAAILDGMSIQDTMRIVRAFSYFSHLANIAEDQNNIRQMRAGSTAGSAPRAGLLAKTLAHARQEGISAAELRKFFATALVSPVLTAHPTEVRRKSTMDREMQIAGLLDQRDRVQLTADEWDDNEERLRRAVETLWKTNLLRRTKLTVLDEVTNGLSFYDYTFLREVPRLHSALEDRLADAAKAEGANAEGELASFLRMGSWIGGDRDGNPFVTAEVLHGTLKLQSTRVLRYYLEELHELGSELSLASHLAGTTDTVKALAETSPDTSPHRKYEPYRLAVSGIYARLAATALKLEVENLRAPVGEAEPYASAQDFKADLDAIHLSLTTHHSGVIARGRLRQLRRAIDCFGFHLASLDMRQNSAVHERTVGELMDAARPGTSYAVLDEEARIALLISELRSTRPLTSMFVKYSDETVGELAVFREAAKAHATYGAAAIPQCIISMTKGVSDLLEVAVLLKEVGLIDPSGRSAINVVPLFETIEDLQACAKIMDRLLSIPEYRRLVDSRGSVQEVMLGYSDSNKDGGFVTSGWELYKAEIGLIEIFEHHGVRLRLFHGRGGSVGRGGGPSYDAIVAQPGGAVNGQIRITEQGEIITSKYSNVEVGRNNLEILAAATLEASLLQPKRVAPHRDYLEAMEQLSALAFKAYRGLVYETDGFVDYFWASTVINEISTLNIGSRPASRKKTRAIEDLRAIPWVFSWAQCRLMLPGWYGFGSAVSAWVTEHPDKGIAFLQAMYQEWPFFRTLLSNMDMVLSKSSIGIASRYAELVEDTAIRDRIFGRIRAEWHSSIDYLLAIMQQDHLLQSNPLLERSIRHRFPYLDPLNHVQVQLLREHRTHDPDEQVLRGVQLTINGISAGLRNSG, from the coding sequence ATGTCGTCGCTGAATCTGTCCGCCGGCCCCGAGCCGGTCTCCGAACGTCCTGACGACGCGGCCGCGATCGAAGCCGAGACCCGGCTGCGCAACGACATCCGGCTGCTCGGCCGCATTCTCGGCGATACCGTGCGCGAGCAGGAAGGCCAGAGCGTGTTCGATCTGGTCGAGAACATCCGCCAGACCTCGATCCGCTTCCATCGCGATGACGACAAGACCGCGCGCGCTGAACTCGCCGCCATTCTCGACGGCATGTCGATCCAGGACACGATGCGGATCGTTCGCGCCTTCAGCTATTTCTCGCACCTCGCCAACATCGCCGAGGACCAGAACAACATCCGCCAGATGCGCGCCGGCTCGACCGCCGGCTCGGCGCCGCGCGCCGGCCTGCTCGCCAAGACTCTGGCGCACGCGCGGCAGGAGGGCATCAGCGCCGCGGAGCTGCGCAAGTTCTTTGCGACCGCGCTAGTCAGCCCGGTGCTGACCGCGCATCCGACTGAGGTGCGCCGCAAGAGCACGATGGACCGGGAGATGCAGATCGCGGGATTGCTCGATCAGCGCGACCGCGTTCAGCTCACCGCCGACGAATGGGACGACAACGAGGAGCGGCTGCGCCGCGCCGTCGAGACGCTATGGAAGACCAACCTGCTGCGCCGGACCAAGCTGACGGTTCTGGACGAAGTCACCAACGGGCTGTCGTTCTACGACTACACCTTCCTGCGCGAAGTGCCACGGCTGCACAGCGCGCTGGAGGACCGGCTCGCCGATGCGGCGAAAGCCGAAGGCGCCAACGCCGAGGGCGAACTCGCCAGCTTCCTGCGGATGGGAAGCTGGATCGGCGGTGACCGCGATGGCAATCCGTTCGTCACCGCCGAGGTGCTGCACGGCACCTTGAAGCTGCAGAGCACGCGGGTGCTGCGCTATTATCTCGAGGAGCTGCACGAGCTCGGCTCGGAATTGTCACTGGCCTCGCATCTCGCCGGCACCACCGACACCGTCAAGGCGCTGGCTGAAACTTCGCCCGACACCTCGCCGCATCGCAAATACGAGCCGTATCGTCTCGCGGTGTCCGGCATCTATGCGCGGCTGGCTGCCACGGCGCTCAAGCTCGAGGTCGAGAACCTCCGCGCACCGGTCGGCGAGGCCGAGCCCTATGCCAGCGCGCAAGACTTCAAGGCCGATCTCGACGCCATCCATCTTTCCCTGACCACGCATCATTCCGGCGTGATCGCACGCGGTCGGCTGCGCCAGCTCCGTCGCGCCATCGACTGTTTCGGATTCCACCTCGCCAGCCTCGACATGCGGCAGAACTCGGCGGTGCATGAGCGCACCGTCGGCGAGCTGATGGACGCGGCCCGCCCCGGTACGTCCTACGCGGTGCTCGACGAGGAAGCGCGGATCGCGCTGCTGATCAGCGAGTTGCGCAGTACCCGGCCGCTGACCTCGATGTTCGTCAAATACAGCGACGAGACGGTCGGCGAACTCGCGGTGTTCCGCGAAGCCGCCAAGGCCCACGCGACCTACGGGGCGGCGGCGATCCCGCAATGCATCATCTCGATGACAAAGGGCGTTTCCGACCTCTTGGAGGTCGCGGTGCTGCTCAAGGAAGTCGGGCTGATCGATCCGTCCGGGCGCAGCGCCATCAACGTCGTGCCGCTGTTCGAGACCATCGAGGATCTGCAGGCCTGCGCCAAGATCATGGACCGGCTGCTGTCGATCCCCGAATATCGCCGCTTGGTCGACAGCCGCGGCTCGGTGCAGGAGGTGATGCTCGGCTACTCCGATAGCAACAAGGACGGCGGCTTCGTTACTTCCGGGTGGGAGCTCTACAAGGCCGAGATCGGCCTGATCGAGATCTTCGAGCACCACGGCGTGCGGCTGCGGCTGTTCCACGGCCGTGGCGGCTCGGTCGGCCGCGGCGGCGGCCCGAGCTACGATGCGATCGTGGCGCAGCCGGGTGGTGCGGTGAACGGCCAGATCCGCATCACCGAGCAGGGAGAGATCATCACCAGTAAATATTCCAACGTCGAAGTCGGCCGCAACAATCTCGAGATACTCGCTGCCGCGACGCTGGAGGCCAGCCTGCTGCAACCGAAGCGGGTGGCACCGCATCGCGATTATCTCGAAGCGATGGAGCAGCTCTCGGCATTGGCCTTCAAGGCGTATCGCGGCCTGGTGTACGAGACCGACGGCTTCGTCGATTACTTCTGGGCCTCGACGGTGATCAACGAGATTTCGACGCTGAACATCGGCAGCCGCCCGGCCTCGCGCAAGAAGACCCGCGCGATCGAGGACCTGCGTGCGATCCCATGGGTGTTCTCGTGGGCGCAGTGCCGGCTTATGCTGCCGGGCTGGTATGGCTTCGGCAGCGCGGTTTCGGCCTGGGTCACAGAGCACCCCGACAAGGGCATCGCCTTTCTGCAGGCGATGTATCAGGAGTGGCCGTTCTTCCGTACGCTCTTGTCGAATATGGACATGGTGCTGTCGAAGAGTTCGATCGGCATCGCCTCGCGCTATGCGGAGCTGGTCGAAGACACCGCGATCCGCGACCGCATCTTCGGCCGCATCCGCGCCGAATGGCATTCGTCGATCGACTATCTCCTGGCGATCATGCAGCAGGACCATTTGCTGCAGAGCAACCCATTGCTCGAACGCTCGATCCGCCACCGCTTCCCGTATCTCGATCCGCTGAACCACGTCCAGGTCCAGCTGC